In a genomic window of Arachnia rubra:
- a CDS encoding dihydrolipoamide acetyltransferase family protein yields the protein MATVIVMPALGNSVESCLIVSWSVTEGDTIAENGILCEVETDKASMEVPSTASGTVLKLLWEEGDDVPVMQPLLVVGEPGEDPAPALADVGFSGAAEPGPEAAPEPAAEAPVAPAATAAAAPADGAYGSSPRARNLAAAEGIDIAAVPAGTGPGGRVIARDVAAVADGTTKAAARAGAVAGEGTGLGGRVSQADLTAPAAPVEEASAPTTAPAAAADSGFPGPYTETPLKGIRKVISERMMHSLASSAQLTYTTTARAQGLLEMRKRLKNSDPVLGMNKVTIGDLVGFAAVKTAARHPAHNAHLVDGVLTTFERVHLGFACDTPRGLLVPTIRDASRLSLGQFSAISKDLAAQAIDGNINPDLLSGATFTVSNLGGFGIESFTPLLNVPQTAILGVDAIFPRAYTDEDGQVRTEQRIGLSLTADHRVIDGADAARFLKDLVAFLENIEIAVLS from the coding sequence ATGGCAACCGTCATCGTCATGCCGGCTCTCGGGAACAGCGTTGAGTCCTGTCTCATCGTGTCCTGGTCGGTCACAGAGGGCGACACCATCGCCGAGAACGGCATCCTCTGCGAGGTGGAGACCGACAAGGCCTCCATGGAGGTGCCGAGCACCGCCTCCGGCACCGTGCTGAAGCTGCTGTGGGAGGAAGGCGACGACGTCCCCGTCATGCAGCCCCTCCTCGTGGTCGGCGAACCGGGCGAAGACCCCGCCCCAGCGCTGGCCGACGTGGGGTTCAGCGGTGCCGCCGAACCAGGACCCGAGGCCGCTCCAGAGCCCGCCGCCGAAGCTCCCGTTGCCCCCGCCGCCACTGCGGCAGCTGCCCCAGCCGACGGTGCGTATGGTTCAAGCCCCCGCGCCCGGAACCTGGCAGCCGCCGAGGGCATCGACATCGCAGCGGTGCCCGCCGGGACCGGCCCTGGGGGTCGCGTCATCGCCCGTGACGTCGCCGCCGTCGCCGACGGCACCACCAAGGCGGCAGCCCGAGCCGGAGCGGTCGCGGGAGAGGGCACCGGCCTTGGCGGCCGCGTCAGCCAGGCCGACCTCACCGCTCCCGCCGCCCCGGTGGAGGAGGCCTCGGCCCCGACGACGGCGCCAGCCGCCGCCGCGGACTCCGGCTTCCCCGGCCCCTACACCGAGACCCCGCTGAAGGGCATTCGCAAGGTGATCTCCGAGCGGATGATGCACTCCCTGGCCAGCTCCGCGCAGCTCACCTACACCACCACCGCGCGGGCTCAGGGCCTGCTGGAGATGCGCAAACGGCTCAAGAACTCCGACCCGGTGCTCGGCATGAACAAGGTGACCATCGGCGACCTCGTCGGGTTCGCAGCCGTCAAGACCGCTGCCAGGCATCCCGCGCACAACGCCCACCTCGTCGACGGTGTGCTCACCACCTTCGAGCGCGTCCACCTGGGCTTCGCCTGTGACACCCCCCGCGGCCTGCTCGTGCCGACCATCCGGGATGCCTCCCGGCTCAGCCTCGGCCAGTTCTCGGCCATCAGCAAGGACCTGGCAGCGCAGGCCATCGACGGCAACATCAACCCCGACCTGCTGAGCGGCGCCACCTTCACCGTCTCCAACCTGGGCGGCTTCGGGATCGAGAGCTTCACCCCGCTGCTCAACGTGCCGCAGACCGCCATCCTCGGCGTCGACGCCATCTTCCCGCGCGCCTACACCGACGAGGACGGCCAGGTCCGCACCGAGCAGCGCATCGGGTTGTCGCTGACCGCCGACCACCGGGTTATCGACGGTGCCGACGCGGCCCGGTTCCTGAAGGACCTGGTGGCCTTCCTGGAGAACATCGAGATCGCCGTCCTGAGCTGA
- a CDS encoding fructose-6-phosphate aldolase, translating into MDILFDTANLDDIERLTPIYPVTGVTTNPTILKAEGKVDFYAHFRRIREIIGPDRTLHVQVLAKDAKGMIDDAHKLLDKIDDKVYPKIPTTEAGIAAMRHLKAEGVKVTATAIYSKTQGFLAIATGVDYLAPYYNRMQSLDIDTRGTLEALAGFIRRFDAPSKIMAASFKNVSQVSHALEAGADAVTLPPKLLRAALSAPGIEAAVDAFISDWKKIYGTTSLPD; encoded by the coding sequence ATGGATATCCTGTTCGACACGGCCAACCTCGACGACATCGAGCGGCTGACCCCGATCTATCCCGTCACCGGCGTGACAACGAATCCCACGATCCTCAAGGCGGAGGGCAAGGTCGACTTCTACGCTCACTTCCGCCGGATTCGCGAGATCATCGGCCCCGACCGCACCCTGCATGTGCAGGTCCTCGCCAAGGACGCGAAGGGCATGATCGACGATGCTCACAAGCTGCTCGACAAGATCGACGACAAGGTCTACCCCAAGATCCCGACCACCGAGGCGGGCATCGCGGCGATGCGCCACCTGAAGGCCGAGGGAGTCAAGGTCACTGCGACCGCGATCTACTCCAAGACCCAGGGCTTCCTGGCGATCGCTACCGGCGTCGACTACCTGGCGCCCTACTACAACCGGATGCAGTCGCTCGACATCGACACCCGCGGCACCCTGGAAGCCCTCGCCGGCTTCATCCGCCGGTTCGACGCGCCCAGCAAGATCATGGCGGCAAGCTTCAAGAACGTCTCCCAGGTCTCCCACGCCCTTGAGGCGGGCGCCGACGCCGTGACCCTGCCGCCGAAGCTGCTGCGGGCCGCGCTCTCCGCGCCGGGCATCGAGGCCGCCGTCGATGCCTTCATCAGCGACTGGAAGAAGATCTACGGCACCACGTCCCTGCCCGACTGA
- a CDS encoding helix-turn-helix domain-containing protein has protein sequence MNEYDTAFLEPAQLADDRGFSPPVYRFAPRPGLADVVRRYWVPVWDLAPGWVSVQRVLQYPVCLVVVGNDYASLIGPTTGLATKRLTGRGWAVGVMLQPAVGQRLIGADVSTLTDGQMDLADSGLPDVHRLVTDVRASMTDPNDPVSRETAVAVMETALRKLLPVDKDGIVVNAVVRAVESEAGIQRVSQICERFGVNERFLQRLSAERIGLTPKWLIRRRRLQEAARHLAGDASGLADLAASLGYADQAHFQRDFKSVTGLTPVTYARQRGSQ, from the coding sequence TTGAACGAATACGACACAGCTTTTCTGGAGCCCGCGCAGCTGGCCGACGACCGTGGCTTCAGCCCGCCGGTCTACAGATTCGCGCCCCGGCCCGGCCTGGCCGATGTGGTACGCCGCTACTGGGTTCCGGTGTGGGATCTCGCGCCTGGGTGGGTTTCGGTGCAGCGCGTCCTGCAGTACCCGGTTTGCCTGGTGGTGGTCGGAAACGACTATGCCAGCCTCATCGGTCCCACGACAGGGCTCGCCACCAAACGACTCACCGGCCGGGGATGGGCCGTCGGGGTGATGCTGCAGCCTGCCGTCGGCCAGCGCCTGATCGGGGCGGATGTCTCAACGCTCACCGACGGGCAGATGGATCTCGCGGACTCGGGGCTGCCGGACGTTCACCGCCTGGTCACCGATGTGCGGGCCAGCATGACCGATCCCAACGACCCGGTGAGCCGGGAGACCGCGGTCGCCGTCATGGAAACCGCGCTGCGGAAGCTGCTGCCGGTGGACAAGGACGGGATTGTCGTCAACGCCGTCGTACGTGCCGTCGAGAGTGAGGCCGGCATCCAGCGGGTCAGTCAGATCTGCGAGCGTTTCGGGGTGAACGAGCGTTTTCTGCAACGCCTGTCCGCTGAGCGGATCGGCCTGACGCCGAAGTGGCTGATCCGCCGCAGAAGACTTCAGGAGGCCGCCCGGCATCTGGCAGGGGATGCCTCCGGGCTGGCTGACCTTGCCGCGTCGCTCGGATACGCCGACCAGGCGCATTTCCAGCGGGACTTCAAATCCGTGACCGGCCTGACGCCCGTCACCTACGCCAGGCAACGCGGCAGCCAATAA
- a CDS encoding DeoR/GlpR family DNA-binding transcription regulator, which produces MAVERTERENAILAKLADDGRLSVSGLASDFGVSEVTIRGHLRSLEQQGMLVRTRGGARPITLQGILQRQQINVEAKEKIAQAAAELITDDDTVMIEAGTTAALIARYLSGQRGVQIVTNSALVFNNARTNPALNIILTGGVFRPESESFVGPLAERAIADFNTRIAFLGTDGFSPERGLTTRFVEGAQVATTMQERAEQTWLVADSSKFGQAGFVSFLPLKAVTGIITDSGLPDDAVEALKEHTHVRIV; this is translated from the coding sequence ATGGCGGTGGAACGCACAGAACGCGAGAACGCGATTCTCGCGAAGCTGGCCGACGACGGCCGGCTGAGCGTCTCCGGGCTCGCCAGCGACTTCGGGGTCTCCGAGGTGACGATCCGCGGGCACCTCCGCTCCCTGGAACAGCAGGGGATGCTGGTACGCACCCGCGGCGGGGCGCGGCCCATCACCCTGCAGGGCATCCTCCAGCGCCAGCAGATCAACGTCGAGGCCAAGGAGAAGATCGCCCAGGCTGCCGCCGAACTCATCACAGATGATGACACCGTCATGATCGAGGCCGGCACCACCGCCGCGCTCATAGCCCGCTACCTGAGCGGGCAGCGCGGCGTGCAGATCGTCACCAACTCTGCCTTGGTTTTCAACAACGCCCGCACCAACCCGGCGCTGAACATCATCCTCACGGGCGGGGTCTTCCGGCCGGAGTCGGAATCGTTCGTCGGGCCCCTGGCCGAGCGGGCCATCGCCGACTTCAACACCCGCATCGCCTTCCTCGGCACCGACGGGTTCTCTCCGGAACGCGGCCTGACGACGCGTTTCGTTGAGGGAGCCCAGGTGGCCACCACCATGCAGGAACGCGCCGAGCAGACCTGGCTCGTCGCCGACTCCTCCAAGTTCGGGCAGGCGGGTTTCGTCTCGTTCCTGCCGCTGAAAGCCGTCACCGGCATCATCACCGACTCTGGTCTCCCCGACGACGCCGTGGAGGCCCTCAAGGAACACACCCACGTCCGCATCGTCTAG
- a CDS encoding HAD family hydrolase, with the protein MSLEYPRSTLAALAASALLLSACAGSPQPSAPSSASSPAQSAATDCATLPADPGWYGDNHDRLAAMIKEKGKCGGDGDVASGAPLALFDWDNTVVRNDIGDATTFWMIANGKILQPNDWAEVSTFLTSAAVQELTSSCSALAEPGHPLPTNTEDGVACADAILSVYSEGKTTGGEKAFENYNARRIEPQYAFAAQLQAGYTDQDVTAFATQAREQNLAAEQDATQKVGSKEVTGWVRYYDQVTSLIKTLKENGFDVRIISASAEPVARVWAEPLGLTGNKVMGVAVEHDDDKITTKLKPCGGDEAGMPYIEGKRCRVNQDVFGITGPDAFKQAPEGQRPAFSAGDSDTDVTFLTDATALRLAINRNKVELMCNAYDNEDGKWLINPMFIEPKGQREEPYPCSTNGEILPDGSTGPLKDISGNLIEDQKDTVFGG; encoded by the coding sequence ATGAGTTTGGAATATCCAAGATCCACGCTGGCAGCCCTAGCAGCCTCTGCCTTATTGCTGTCTGCCTGTGCGGGATCACCGCAGCCCTCAGCACCGTCCTCAGCCAGCTCCCCAGCACAATCCGCGGCCACGGACTGCGCGACCCTGCCCGCCGATCCGGGCTGGTACGGCGACAATCATGACCGCCTCGCCGCCATGATCAAGGAGAAGGGCAAGTGCGGTGGCGACGGTGATGTGGCAAGTGGGGCGCCGCTGGCGTTATTCGATTGGGACAATACCGTCGTCAGAAACGATATCGGCGATGCCACCACGTTCTGGATGATAGCCAACGGCAAGATATTGCAGCCCAATGACTGGGCTGAGGTGAGCACTTTCCTGACATCGGCGGCGGTGCAGGAGCTGACGTCATCCTGCAGCGCCCTGGCCGAGCCCGGACATCCGCTTCCCACCAACACTGAGGATGGCGTGGCATGCGCTGACGCAATTCTCTCGGTCTACTCCGAGGGCAAGACCACCGGCGGTGAGAAGGCATTCGAGAACTATAACGCCCGCCGCATCGAACCTCAGTACGCTTTCGCCGCCCAGCTGCAAGCCGGATACACCGACCAGGACGTCACGGCCTTCGCAACCCAGGCCCGGGAACAGAACCTGGCAGCCGAGCAGGATGCGACCCAGAAGGTCGGGTCGAAGGAGGTCACCGGCTGGGTGCGGTACTACGACCAGGTCACCAGCCTGATCAAGACACTGAAAGAGAACGGCTTCGACGTGCGGATCATCTCGGCCTCCGCCGAACCCGTGGCCCGCGTGTGGGCCGAGCCCCTGGGCCTGACCGGGAACAAGGTGATGGGTGTGGCCGTGGAGCACGACGACGACAAGATCACCACGAAGCTGAAGCCCTGCGGCGGCGACGAGGCCGGCATGCCCTACATCGAGGGCAAGCGGTGCCGCGTGAACCAGGACGTCTTCGGCATCACCGGTCCGGACGCCTTCAAGCAGGCTCCGGAGGGGCAGCGGCCCGCGTTCAGCGCCGGCGACTCCGACACCGACGTCACCTTCCTGACCGACGCCACCGCGCTGCGGCTGGCCATCAACCGGAACAAGGTCGAGCTGATGTGCAATGCCTACGACAATGAGGACGGCAAGTGGCTCATCAACCCGATGTTCATCGAGCCGAAAGGCCAGCGGGAAGAGCCCTACCCCTGCTCCACCAACGGCGAGATCCTGCCTGACGGCAGCACCGGACCGCTGAAGGACATTTCAGGCAACCTGATCGAAGACCAGAAGGACACGGTTTTCGGCGGCTGA
- a CDS encoding maleylpyruvate isomerase family mycothiol-dependent enzyme, with product MDSRIAQFLGHADTFTQRTTSLSAAQWACPSACEGWTAQDVLDHVIDTQREVFARHGMDLGARPSGAPAEAWNAHAAAARSAAADEKTLLARFDGPFGPTTLADVLLDFYGFDLIIHAWDIRRASGEDLKLTEAELDFIEAVIPAWGDALYQDQICGRLIEAPVDASRQARLLALTGRRSW from the coding sequence ATGGATTCTCGAATCGCCCAGTTCCTCGGCCACGCCGACACCTTCACCCAAAGGACGACATCCCTCAGCGCCGCGCAGTGGGCATGCCCCAGCGCCTGCGAGGGCTGGACCGCGCAGGACGTCCTGGACCACGTCATCGACACCCAGCGCGAGGTCTTCGCCCGTCACGGCATGGATCTAGGAGCCCGGCCCTCCGGCGCCCCGGCCGAGGCGTGGAACGCGCACGCGGCCGCCGCGCGCTCAGCCGCAGCCGATGAGAAAACGCTCCTGGCCAGATTTGACGGCCCTTTTGGGCCGACCACGCTGGCTGATGTCCTGCTGGACTTCTACGGCTTCGACCTCATCATTCACGCCTGGGACATCCGGCGGGCCAGCGGGGAAGATCTGAAGCTCACCGAAGCAGAGCTGGACTTCATCGAGGCTGTCATCCCGGCGTGGGGGGATGCCCTCTACCAGGACCAGATCTGCGGCCGCCTTATCGAGGCTCCGGTGGACGCCTCCCGCCAGGCCCGGCTGCTGGCCCTGACGGGGCGCCGCAGCTGGTGA